The Bosea beijingensis genome contains the following window.
GCAACCTGCCGGCTGGCATAGCTTTGGCCACCGACCTCGTAGCGAAACTCCACGATAGGCACATAGGTACGGCGCGTCGGGCCGGAATCGAGCGATCCGCGCTCCTCGACACGGCTCTCGACGATCTCGCCGGGAACGACCGGCCAGGCATTGGCCCGCCTGAGATGGCGCCGATAGGCCAGAAAGAAGACCAGCGCCGCCAGCCCGAAGCCCGCGGCGAAGAGCGTCACCGGTACATCCGCATCCGGCGCCACCGAACGCAAGGCAGCCGGCCCCCGCGTGAACGCCCAGTAGATGCCGGCGCCGATCACGCCGAAGAACGCGATCACCCCGCCACAGCCCTTGACGATGCCCTTCGGCGCGCCGCGCTCCAGCACGTTGCTGTCGGGGTCGGCGGGATCGTAATAGACCGTGACCGTCGCCCCCACGGGGTAGCGCTTCAGCGCCTCGTCGGCGAAGGGGCCGCTGATATTGCCGAGGCTGACCCGGTTGCCCTGATAGTTTCGGCCCCGCACCGAGAAGCTGTAGCTCACATCCGGCACGTTCTCGGTCTTGCCGATCGTGCTGCCGGCCGGCGGGCTGCGGCTTGCCATGCGCGAGCGGGTGATCCGCCCCTGCGCCTGCGCCCAGCCTTTGGCCTGCCGCACCTTGAGGACGCCATTGACGATCAGCGCGACCAGCATCACCGCCATCGGCAGGAAGATCAGCACGACGGGGCCGAAGGTCGAGTTCGCGAAAGGCAGGCGCTCCTTCCAGCTATCCGGCAATTCGGAGATGACGAAGATGAGCGCGATCGAGGCGACGACCGCGACGATCGCCCAGACCGGCGGCTCGCCCCGCGCCTCCGCGGCTTTCTTGCCGGACGGCTTGCGCTGCCAGACGCGCGCATCGCGCCAGCTTTTCTCGCCGCGCAGATAAGCGAGCAGCATCGCCTTCAGTGCCGCGGCATCGACGGTGTCCGCAGCCTCGAAGCGGCTCTTGCCGTCATGATAGGTCAGCCGGAACCGGCCTCCGCCCCTGGCGAAGGCTTCGATATCCCCATCATCATCGGAGAGATTGACGAACCAGTCGGCCTCGCCGCGATAA
Protein-coding sequences here:
- a CDS encoding DUF3592 domain-containing protein, translating into MELDVNDRIIKAAKPADVIAAIDGYRGEADWFVNLSDDDGDIEAFARGGGRFRLTYHDGKSRFEAADTVDAAALKAMLLAYLRGEKSWRDARVWQRKPSGKKAAEARGEPPVWAIVAVVASIALIFVISELPDSWKERLPFANSTFGPVVLIFLPMAVMLVALIVNGVLKVRQAKGWAQAQGRITRSRMASRSPPAGSTIGKTENVPDVSYSFSVRGRNYQGNRVSLGNISGPFADEALKRYPVGATVTVYYDPADPDSNVLERGAPKGIVKGCGGVIAFFGVIGAGIYWAFTRGPAALRSVAPDADVPVTLFAAGFGLAALVFFLAYRRHLRRANAWPVVPGEIVESRVEERGSLDSGPTRRTYVPIVEFRYEVGGQSYASRQVAVGLAVSGSRSVADRVTGRYPLGAKVEVHYDPANPSDAALENPTRASWVLLGIAAACFAVALYTSRILH